A genomic stretch from Bradyrhizobium quebecense includes:
- a CDS encoding LysR family transcriptional regulator: MISKVGPRGISFANDRPKSERLKSSRLIVVSVAIVGLCKSLLKSIIGISIIAVMNLAAVDLNLLVAFEALMEERHVTRAAERIGLAQPSMSSALRRLRALFADELFLRAGAGMQPTEKALALAGPIGEALRHIRGALAPDRSFDPATARRRFTIAATDYGDLVLVPELSRLLRMEAPGIDLAVRPLTDTTAALAKLERAELDALIGGHLPDSPRCVRHRLFEERFVCIRDAARASRSEALSLEDYVTLPHALFSAAGGDGLPSVIDALLARHRLKRRVAVTLAHVVAVPFAVAGTDLIATMAERVARRFTHLAEIAVVMPPIDIPAFAIDLIHTVRAAEDPALRWFLDAVDRCATRLR, encoded by the coding sequence ATGATCAGCAAGGTCGGCCCGCGCGGCATCAGCTTCGCGAATGATCGTCCCAAGTCTGAACGTCTCAAGTCTTCCCGCCTCATCGTCGTGTCAGTCGCAATCGTAGGCTTGTGCAAATCATTGTTGAAATCGATTATTGGTATAAGCATTATTGCTGTGATGAATTTAGCCGCCGTCGATCTCAACCTGCTGGTCGCCTTCGAGGCGCTGATGGAGGAGCGCCACGTCACCCGTGCGGCCGAGCGCATTGGCCTCGCCCAGCCGTCGATGAGCAGCGCGTTGCGCAGGCTGCGCGCGCTGTTTGCGGACGAACTGTTCCTGCGCGCCGGCGCGGGCATGCAGCCGACCGAGAAGGCCCTGGCGCTGGCCGGGCCTATCGGAGAGGCGTTGCGGCACATCCGGGGCGCGCTGGCGCCCGATCGGAGCTTCGATCCGGCCACCGCGCGCAGGCGCTTCACCATCGCAGCGACCGACTACGGCGACCTCGTTCTGGTGCCGGAATTGAGCCGCCTGTTGCGCATGGAAGCGCCGGGCATCGACCTTGCCGTGCGTCCGCTAACTGACACGACGGCGGCCCTGGCCAAGCTCGAGCGCGCCGAACTCGATGCGCTGATCGGCGGCCATCTGCCGGACTCGCCACGCTGCGTCCGACACCGGCTTTTCGAGGAACGCTTCGTCTGCATCCGCGATGCGGCGCGCGCGAGCCGATCCGAGGCTCTCAGCCTGGAAGATTACGTGACCCTGCCGCACGCGCTGTTCTCCGCGGCCGGCGGCGATGGGCTGCCGAGCGTGATCGACGCGCTGCTGGCGCGCCATCGGCTGAAACGACGGGTGGCCGTGACGCTGGCGCATGTGGTGGCCGTTCCCTTCGCCGTGGCCGGCACCGATCTCATCGCCACGATGGCCGAACGCGTCGCCCGCCGTTTCACGCATCTCGCCGAAATTGCCGTCGTGATGCCGCCGATCGACATCCCGGCCTTCGCAATCGACCTGATCCATACAGTCCGCGCGGCTGAAGATCCGGCGCTGCGCTGGTTCCTGGATGCCGTCGATCGCTGCGCCACCCGGCTACGATAA
- the addB gene encoding double-strand break repair protein AddB, with amino-acid sequence MRVFSVPVSAPFLRTVISALVDGRLVAGFEAQSDPARLAGATLYLPTRRAGRLAREIFLDVLDSDAAVLPRIVALGEIDEDELAFADQGDDVGGTAPLEIPPRLGELERRLTLAHLVAAWAKTPVSAPLVVGGPASTLQLAGDLARLMDDMVTRGVDWRALDRLVPDQLDKYWQHSLDFLRIARDAWPNHLKEIGRIEPAARRDQLIEAEAARLTAHHAGPVIAAGSTGSMPATAKFLHAVAKLPNGAVVLPGLDTDLDEDSWDTIGGERGDDGRFATPPSSNHPQFAMHALLDRFGIKRRDVESLAEPAPLGREVLVSETMRPSTATAQWHDRLERPEIVARISAGMTNLTVVEAPNPEMEALAIAVAMREARHLGKSAALVTPDRALARRVMASLTRWKLEFDDSGGDALMETPAGVFARLTAEAAAKGLEPPTLLALLKHPLFRLGGAHGALKRAIEVLEIALLRGTRPQAATSGLARDFARFRAELVKLNSGETSSLHRQEQRARLRDRELDQAQALIDKLQTALAPLEGMASSKPHDFAELAARHREALIALSADQNGVAIVFEERTGASLASAFDELLAKQQPSGLMTPLSDYPEVFQTAFADRMVRRPESARAQLNIFGQLEARLTESDRVILGGLVEGVWPPAPRIDPWLSRPMRHELGLDLPERRIGLSAHDFAQLLGHDEVILTHAAKVGGAPAVASRFLHRLEAVAGEARWKAATSAGEAYVQYAAELDRPDSVQPIPQPEPRPPREARPLKMSVTAIEDWLRDPYTIYARYILKLDPLDPVDMPLSAADRGSAIHEALGEFTQVYADALPDDIKSALRDIGAKHFAPLMERPEARALWWPRFQRIAAWFAEWEQARRGSIDAIKAEIRGEIGIPLDDARTFVLSARADRIERHADGSFAILDYKTGQPPTGKQVRMGLSPQLTLEAAILREGGFAGIPAGSSVGDLVYVRLSGNNPPGEQRSLELKIKTNDTPQPPDEAADSARRKLEALIRAFDDEQQAYTSLNLSMWANRYGAYDDLARIKEWSAAGGLGIEEW; translated from the coding sequence ATGCGCGTTTTCAGCGTTCCCGTCTCTGCGCCGTTCCTGCGCACCGTCATTTCGGCGCTGGTCGATGGCCGGCTGGTCGCGGGATTCGAGGCGCAGAGCGATCCGGCAAGGCTCGCCGGCGCCACGCTCTATCTGCCGACCCGCCGCGCCGGACGGCTGGCGCGCGAGATCTTCCTCGATGTGCTCGATTCCGACGCCGCGGTGCTGCCGCGCATCGTCGCGCTCGGCGAGATCGATGAGGACGAGCTCGCTTTCGCCGACCAGGGCGACGATGTCGGCGGCACTGCGCCGCTGGAGATCCCGCCGAGACTCGGCGAACTCGAGCGCCGGTTGACGCTGGCGCATCTGGTCGCGGCCTGGGCGAAGACGCCGGTGTCGGCGCCGCTGGTGGTCGGCGGCCCGGCCTCGACGCTGCAGCTCGCCGGCGACCTGGCGCGGCTGATGGACGACATGGTGACGCGCGGCGTCGACTGGCGCGCGCTCGACCGCCTGGTGCCGGACCAGCTCGACAAATACTGGCAGCATTCGCTCGACTTCCTGCGCATCGCGCGCGACGCCTGGCCGAACCACCTCAAGGAGATCGGCCGGATCGAGCCCGCGGCGCGCCGCGATCAGCTGATCGAGGCGGAAGCGGCGCGGCTGACCGCGCATCACGCCGGCCCGGTGATCGCGGCCGGTTCGACCGGCTCGATGCCGGCCACCGCAAAATTCCTCCACGCGGTGGCGAAGCTTCCGAACGGCGCCGTGGTGCTGCCTGGGCTCGATACCGATCTCGACGAAGATTCCTGGGACACGATCGGCGGCGAGCGCGGCGACGATGGCAGGTTCGCCACGCCGCCCTCGTCGAACCACCCGCAATTCGCGATGCACGCGTTGCTCGACCGCTTCGGCATCAAGCGCCGCGACGTCGAGAGCCTTGCTGAGCCTGCGCCGCTCGGCCGCGAGGTGCTGGTGTCGGAGACGATGCGGCCGTCGACCGCGACCGCGCAATGGCACGACCGGCTGGAACGGCCCGAGATCGTGGCGCGGATTTCCGCCGGGATGACCAATCTCACGGTGGTCGAAGCCCCCAATCCGGAAATGGAAGCGCTGGCGATCGCGGTTGCGATGCGCGAGGCGCGGCATCTCGGCAAATCGGCTGCGCTGGTGACGCCGGATCGCGCGCTGGCACGCCGCGTGATGGCCTCGCTGACGCGCTGGAAGCTGGAGTTCGACGATTCCGGCGGCGATGCGCTGATGGAAACGCCGGCCGGTGTGTTCGCCCGCCTCACCGCGGAGGCCGCGGCCAAGGGGCTTGAGCCGCCGACCTTGCTCGCGCTGCTCAAGCATCCGCTGTTCCGGCTCGGCGGCGCCCATGGCGCGCTGAAGCGTGCGATCGAGGTGCTGGAGATCGCGTTGCTCCGCGGCACGCGGCCGCAAGCTGCGACCAGCGGCCTCGCGCGCGACTTCGCCCGCTTCCGCGCCGAGCTCGTCAAACTCAATAGCGGCGAAACTTCCTCGCTGCATCGACAGGAGCAACGCGCACGGTTGCGGGACCGCGAACTCGATCAGGCACAGGCCCTGATAGATAAGCTTCAAACGGCGCTGGCGCCGCTGGAAGGCATGGCCTCGTCAAAGCCCCATGATTTCGCCGAGCTGGCGGCGCGTCACCGCGAGGCGCTGATCGCGCTGTCGGCCGACCAGAACGGCGTCGCAATCGTGTTCGAGGAGCGCACCGGGGCTTCGCTCGCGTCCGCCTTCGACGAGCTGCTCGCCAAGCAGCAGCCGAGCGGGCTGATGACGCCGCTGTCAGATTATCCCGAGGTGTTCCAGACCGCGTTCGCCGACCGCATGGTGCGGCGGCCGGAATCGGCGCGCGCGCAGCTCAACATTTTCGGCCAGCTCGAAGCACGTCTGACCGAGTCGGATCGCGTCATCCTCGGCGGTCTGGTCGAGGGCGTCTGGCCGCCGGCGCCGCGGATCGATCCGTGGCTGAGCCGGCCGATGCGGCACGAGCTCGGGCTTGATCTCCCCGAACGGCGCATCGGCCTCTCCGCGCACGACTTTGCGCAGCTGCTCGGCCATGACGAGGTGATCCTCACCCACGCCGCCAAGGTCGGCGGCGCGCCGGCGGTCGCCTCGCGCTTCCTGCATCGGCTCGAAGCCGTTGCGGGCGAAGCGCGCTGGAAGGCGGCGACATCGGCCGGCGAAGCTTACGTGCAATATGCCGCCGAGCTCGACCGGCCCGACTCAGTTCAGCCGATCCCGCAACCGGAGCCGCGGCCGCCGCGCGAGGCGCGGCCGCTGAAAATGTCGGTCACCGCGATCGAGGACTGGCTGCGCGATCCCTACACGATCTATGCGCGCTATATCCTGAAGCTCGACCCGCTCGATCCCGTCGACATGCCGCTGTCGGCGGCCGATCGCGGCTCGGCGATCCATGAGGCGCTCGGCGAGTTCACGCAGGTCTATGCCGACGCGCTGCCTGACGACATCAAGAGCGCGCTGCGCGACATCGGGGCCAAGCATTTTGCGCCACTGATGGAGCGGCCCGAAGCGCGCGCGCTGTGGTGGCCACGCTTCCAGCGTATCGCGGCGTGGTTTGCCGAATGGGAACAGGCCCGGCGCGGCAGTATCGACGCGATCAAGGCCGAGATCCGCGGCGAGATCGGCATCCCCCTCGACGATGCCAGGACATTCGTGCTCTCGGCGCGCGCCGACCGCATCGAACGGCATGCTGACGGCAGCTTTGCGATCCTCGATTACAAGACCGGCCAGCCGCCGACCGGCAAGCAGGTGCGCATGGGCCTGTCGCCGCAGCTCACGCTGGAAGCCGCGATCCTGCGCGAGGGCGGCTTTGCCGGCATCCCGGCGGGCTCCTCGGTCGGCGACCTCGTCTATGTCAGGCTGAGCGGCAACAACCCGCCGGGCGAGCAGCGTTCGCTGGAGCTGAAGATCAAGACCAACGACACGCCGCAGCCGCCCGATGAAGCCGCCGACAGCGCACGGCGCAAGCTGGAAGCCTTGATCCGCGCATTCGACGACGAGCAGCAGGCCTACACCTCGCTGAACCTCTCGATGTGGGCGAACCGTTACGGCGCCTATGACGATCTTGCGCGCATCAAGGAATGGTCCGCGGCCGGCGGCCTGGGGATCGAGGAATGGTGA
- the addA gene encoding double-strand break repair helicase AddA: MVKAIRPIPPAVRDAQARASDPKASTFVSANAGSGKTHVLVQRVIRLLLSGVPPEKILCITFTKAAAANMAERVFTTLGQWVTLDDAALDTAIREAGIAHPSATLRREARKLFACALETPGGLKVQTIHALCTRLLQQFPFEANVPARFAVLDDRDQNEMMERANLAVFLEASRIPDSPIGRALRTAMANAADVTFKEVVREACLSRDHFMAWTDAAGNAAAAAAQMSAALGVSADIRIEDVEREIVDGPNLPRSSWKEMATLLDTSSKADQKQAERLRAALTFTGAAQVDEYLGVFLTDDRAPRASVVTNSFIKKNSVAGHRFEAEVDRLAPLIERRRAVVARDRTEALIHIATAAAAHYRREKLERGLLDYDDLIDKTLAMLDRVSSGWVHYKLDRGVDHVLIDEAQDTSPRQWDIVAHIISEFTSGAGARDCLVRTVFAVGDEKQSIFSFQGAAPREFDLRRRELKRRFEEAGLKFDPVSFTYSFRSGPVILHSVDHVFREQEIFRSIHAVENGYPIHNAMADAGPSLIELWDLAVADDRQDIEGWRAPFDGVAVTSPEVKLARRIQTEIKHLVSSGTMTGSVGGRRPLRYGDMLILVRRRGNAFDAVIQALKHANIPVAGADRLKLTEHIAIIDLMNLADALLLPQDDLALAVALKSPLFGLTDDDLFKLAYQRRGTLREALATQAPTDERFSAALRRLEQCERRFTQETPFAFYAWLLGGDGGRARILRRLGHEANDALDEFLELALSYERKAPASLQGFVAWLRAADTEVKRDMEISRDEVRVMTVHGAKGLEASVVFLVDTTTSPSDTQRLRLIHLPQGNAAPNAPGVVVWAGKKAEDPPNVADARKAMLGDTEDEYRRLLYVAMTRAADRLIVGGCMPGNMNTVRKSSWYDLITKGLANAGLKLEEIETPAGKVMRYSRPDDVADLTGAAASTAAERIALPSWLRTAAAPEASATGVLRPSDPADGDSHPIRTGESVLLRARALQRGTLVHRLLQSLPEIAAERRRTAALGYLARNADGWSAEEQATLADQVLDLIADPRFAAVFAPGSRAEVSIVGRLERPGQPKALVSGQIDRLVVTPTDVLIVDFKTNHAPPKTVAEAPQGYVRQLALYRAVLAKLYPQLPVRAALLWTETPEIMEISASALDAGLA; the protein is encoded by the coding sequence ATGGTGAAGGCTATCAGACCCATCCCGCCGGCGGTGCGCGACGCGCAGGCGCGCGCGTCCGATCCGAAGGCGTCGACCTTCGTGTCGGCCAATGCCGGCTCGGGCAAGACCCACGTGCTGGTGCAGCGCGTGATCCGCCTGCTGCTGTCCGGCGTGCCGCCGGAGAAGATCCTCTGCATCACCTTCACCAAGGCTGCCGCGGCCAACATGGCCGAGCGCGTGTTCACAACGCTCGGCCAATGGGTGACGCTCGATGACGCCGCGCTCGATACCGCGATCCGCGAGGCCGGCATCGCGCATCCCAGCGCCACACTGCGGCGCGAGGCGCGCAAGCTGTTTGCCTGCGCGCTGGAAACGCCCGGCGGGTTGAAGGTGCAGACCATCCACGCGCTGTGCACCCGTCTGCTGCAACAGTTTCCGTTCGAGGCCAACGTGCCGGCGCGCTTCGCTGTGCTGGACGACCGCGACCAGAACGAGATGATGGAACGCGCCAATCTGGCGGTGTTCCTCGAGGCGTCGCGGATTCCCGACAGTCCCATCGGCCGCGCGCTGCGGACGGCGATGGCGAATGCTGCCGACGTCACTTTCAAGGAGGTGGTCCGCGAGGCCTGTCTCAGCCGCGACCATTTCATGGCCTGGACCGATGCCGCCGGCAATGCCGCGGCCGCGGCCGCGCAGATGTCCGCCGCGCTCGGCGTCTCCGCCGATATCCGTATCGAGGATGTCGAGCGCGAGATCGTCGACGGTCCGAACCTGCCGCGGTCGAGCTGGAAGGAGATGGCGACGCTGCTCGACACCAGCAGCAAGGCGGATCAGAAGCAGGCCGAACGGCTGCGGGCGGCGCTGACCTTCACCGGCGCAGCCCAGGTCGATGAATATCTCGGCGTCTTCCTGACCGATGACCGCGCGCCGCGCGCGTCTGTCGTCACCAACAGCTTCATCAAGAAGAATTCCGTCGCAGGCCACCGGTTCGAGGCGGAGGTCGACCGTCTCGCCCCCTTGATCGAGCGCCGCCGCGCCGTGGTCGCGCGCGACCGCACCGAGGCGCTGATCCATATCGCGACCGCCGCGGCCGCGCACTACCGGCGCGAAAAGCTGGAACGCGGCCTGCTCGATTATGACGATCTGATCGACAAGACGCTGGCGATGCTCGACCGCGTCTCCTCGGGCTGGGTGCACTACAAGCTCGACCGCGGCGTCGATCACGTGCTGATCGACGAGGCGCAGGATACGAGCCCACGGCAATGGGACATCGTCGCGCACATCATCTCGGAATTCACCTCCGGCGCCGGCGCGCGCGACTGCCTGGTGCGCACCGTGTTCGCGGTCGGTGACGAGAAGCAGTCGATCTTCTCGTTCCAGGGCGCAGCACCGCGCGAATTCGACCTACGGCGGCGCGAGCTGAAGCGGCGCTTCGAGGAAGCCGGGCTGAAATTCGACCCGGTGTCGTTCACCTATTCGTTCCGCTCGGGACCGGTGATCCTGCATTCGGTCGACCATGTGTTTCGTGAGCAGGAGATCTTCCGCAGCATTCATGCGGTCGAGAACGGTTATCCGATTCACAATGCGATGGCCGATGCCGGCCCCAGCCTGATCGAGCTGTGGGATCTCGCGGTCGCGGACGACCGCCAGGACATCGAGGGCTGGCGCGCGCCGTTCGACGGCGTCGCGGTGACCAGCCCCGAGGTAAAACTCGCGCGGCGCATCCAGACCGAGATCAAGCACCTCGTCAGCAGCGGCACCATGACCGGCAGCGTCGGCGGGCGGCGGCCATTGCGTTACGGCGATATGCTGATCCTGGTGCGGCGGCGCGGCAACGCGTTCGACGCGGTGATCCAGGCGCTGAAGCACGCCAACATTCCGGTCGCCGGCGCCGACCGGCTGAAGCTGACCGAGCACATCGCAATCATCGACCTGATGAACCTCGCCGACGCGCTGCTGCTGCCGCAGGACGACCTCGCGCTCGCGGTGGCGCTGAAGAGCCCGCTGTTCGGCCTCACCGACGACGATCTGTTCAAGCTGGCGTATCAGCGCCGCGGCACGCTGCGCGAGGCGCTGGCCACGCAGGCGCCGACCGATGAACGCTTTTCAGCCGCGCTGCGCCGCCTCGAACAATGCGAGCGCCGCTTCACCCAGGAGACGCCGTTCGCATTCTACGCCTGGCTGCTCGGCGGCGACGGCGGGCGGGCGCGCATCCTGCGTCGGCTCGGCCACGAGGCCAATGACGCGCTGGACGAATTCCTCGAGCTCGCGCTGAGCTATGAGCGCAAGGCGCCGGCCTCGCTGCAGGGCTTCGTCGCCTGGCTGCGCGCCGCCGACACCGAGGTGAAGCGCGACATGGAGATTTCGCGCGACGAGGTTCGCGTCATGACCGTGCACGGCGCCAAGGGCCTCGAGGCATCGGTGGTGTTCCTGGTCGACACCACGACCTCGCCGTCCGACACGCAGCGGCTGCGGCTGATCCATCTGCCGCAGGGCAACGCCGCGCCGAACGCGCCCGGCGTCGTGGTGTGGGCCGGCAAGAAGGCCGAGGATCCCCCTAATGTCGCCGATGCGCGCAAGGCGATGCTCGGCGACACCGAGGACGAATATCGCCGCCTGCTCTATGTCGCGATGACCCGTGCGGCCGACCGGCTGATCGTCGGCGGCTGCATGCCCGGCAACATGAACACGGTACGGAAATCCTCCTGGTACGATCTGATTACCAAGGGGCTCGCCAATGCCGGGCTCAAGCTCGAGGAGATCGAGACGCCGGCCGGCAAGGTGATGCGCTATTCGCGGCCGGATGACGTCGCCGATCTCACCGGCGCTGCTGCATCAACGGCCGCAGAGCGGATCGCGCTGCCGTCCTGGCTGCGGACGGCGGCTGCACCTGAAGCGTCCGCAACGGGCGTGCTGCGCCCGTCCGATCCGGCCGATGGCGACAGCCATCCGATACGAACCGGCGAATCGGTGCTGCTGCGCGCCCGTGCTCTGCAACGCGGCACGCTGGTGCATCGTCTGCTGCAATCGTTGCCCGAAATTGCCGCCGAGCGGCGGCGCACCGCCGCGCTCGGCTACCTCGCGCGCAACGCCGACGGCTGGAGCGCAGAGGAGCAAGCCACGCTCGCAGACCAGGTGCTGGACTTGATTGCCGATCCGCGTTTCGCCGCCGTGTTCGCGCCCGGCAGCCGCGCGGAGGTCTCGATCGTCGGACGGCTGGAGCGACCGGGCCAGCCGAAGGCGCTGGTCTCGGGCCAGATCGACCGGCTGGTGGTGACGCCAACCGACGTCCTGATCGTCGATTTCAAGACCAACCACGCCCCGCCCAAGACCGTTGCCGAGGCGCCGCAGGGCTATGTCCGGC